From one Mya arenaria isolate MELC-2E11 chromosome 4, ASM2691426v1 genomic stretch:
- the LOC128229894 gene encoding uncharacterized protein LOC128229894 isoform X1: MNKNAKEIHLKGVINWIVEWSGILVVTFGIVTLMHPTSATDVGATCAAGGNQCAALTGGYCDLDAANGPKCACAAINDGAACTPKDCSTDATVCTTADTNSVCVNTKCTCKATFELTGADDSNLCVAKSNAVGHDASVILLFACSISTVLRQF; this comes from the exons ATGAATAAGAACGCAAAGGAAATACATCTTAAAGGGGTGATCAACTGGATTGTA GAGTGGTCAGGAATACTGGTGGTAACTTTTGGAATTGTTACTCTGATGCATCCAACTTCCGCAA CAGACGTCGGAGCAACCTGTGCGGCGGGTGGGAATCAGTGCGCAGCACTTACGGGCGGATACTGTGATTTAGATGCTGCCAATGGACCAAAATGTGCATGTGCTGCCATTAATGATGGCGCTGCTTGTACACCTAAAG ATTGCTCTACCGATGCTACTGTGTGTACTACTGCGGATACAAACTCAGTATGTGTAAATACCAAGTGCACTTGTAAGGCAACGTTTGAACTCACGGGGGCAGATGACTCAAATCTCTGTGTTGCTAAGA GCAACGCTGTCGGTCATGATGCATCAGTGATTTTGTTGTTTGCCTGCTCTATATCAACGGTTCTTCGTCAATTTTAG
- the LOC128229894 gene encoding uncharacterized protein LOC128229894 isoform X2 — MNKNAKEIHLKGVINWIVEWSGILVVTFGIVTLMHPTSANVGATCAAGGNQCAALTGGYCDLDAANGPKCACAAINDGAACTPKDCSTDATVCTTADTNSVCVNTKCTCKATFELTGADDSNLCVAKSNAVGHDASVILLFACSISTVLRQF, encoded by the exons ATGAATAAGAACGCAAAGGAAATACATCTTAAAGGGGTGATCAACTGGATTGTA GAGTGGTCAGGAATACTGGTGGTAACTTTTGGAATTGTTACTCTGATGCATCCAACTTCCGCAA ACGTCGGAGCAACCTGTGCGGCGGGTGGGAATCAGTGCGCAGCACTTACGGGCGGATACTGTGATTTAGATGCTGCCAATGGACCAAAATGTGCATGTGCTGCCATTAATGATGGCGCTGCTTGTACACCTAAAG ATTGCTCTACCGATGCTACTGTGTGTACTACTGCGGATACAAACTCAGTATGTGTAAATACCAAGTGCACTTGTAAGGCAACGTTTGAACTCACGGGGGCAGATGACTCAAATCTCTGTGTTGCTAAGA GCAACGCTGTCGGTCATGATGCATCAGTGATTTTGTTGTTTGCCTGCTCTATATCAACGGTTCTTCGTCAATTTTAG
- the LOC128229894 gene encoding uncharacterized protein LOC128229894 isoform X3 gives MEWSGILVVTFGIVTLMHPTSATDVGATCAAGGNQCAALTGGYCDLDAANGPKCACAAINDGAACTPKDCSTDATVCTTADTNSVCVNTKCTCKATFELTGADDSNLCVAKSNAVGHDASVILLFACSISTVLRQF, from the exons ATG GAGTGGTCAGGAATACTGGTGGTAACTTTTGGAATTGTTACTCTGATGCATCCAACTTCCGCAA CAGACGTCGGAGCAACCTGTGCGGCGGGTGGGAATCAGTGCGCAGCACTTACGGGCGGATACTGTGATTTAGATGCTGCCAATGGACCAAAATGTGCATGTGCTGCCATTAATGATGGCGCTGCTTGTACACCTAAAG ATTGCTCTACCGATGCTACTGTGTGTACTACTGCGGATACAAACTCAGTATGTGTAAATACCAAGTGCACTTGTAAGGCAACGTTTGAACTCACGGGGGCAGATGACTCAAATCTCTGTGTTGCTAAGA GCAACGCTGTCGGTCATGATGCATCAGTGATTTTGTTGTTTGCCTGCTCTATATCAACGGTTCTTCGTCAATTTTAG
- the LOC128229894 gene encoding uncharacterized protein LOC128229894 isoform X4, giving the protein MEWSGILVVTFGIVTLMHPTSANVGATCAAGGNQCAALTGGYCDLDAANGPKCACAAINDGAACTPKDCSTDATVCTTADTNSVCVNTKCTCKATFELTGADDSNLCVAKSNAVGHDASVILLFACSISTVLRQF; this is encoded by the exons ATG GAGTGGTCAGGAATACTGGTGGTAACTTTTGGAATTGTTACTCTGATGCATCCAACTTCCGCAA ACGTCGGAGCAACCTGTGCGGCGGGTGGGAATCAGTGCGCAGCACTTACGGGCGGATACTGTGATTTAGATGCTGCCAATGGACCAAAATGTGCATGTGCTGCCATTAATGATGGCGCTGCTTGTACACCTAAAG ATTGCTCTACCGATGCTACTGTGTGTACTACTGCGGATACAAACTCAGTATGTGTAAATACCAAGTGCACTTGTAAGGCAACGTTTGAACTCACGGGGGCAGATGACTCAAATCTCTGTGTTGCTAAGA GCAACGCTGTCGGTCATGATGCATCAGTGATTTTGTTGTTTGCCTGCTCTATATCAACGGTTCTTCGTCAATTTTAG